A single region of the Manihot esculenta cultivar AM560-2 chromosome 12, M.esculenta_v8, whole genome shotgun sequence genome encodes:
- the LOC110628078 gene encoding protein HEAT INTOLERANT 4, giving the protein MPMRKGAKRKRVQKDKEEEVVKASSSSQDNHKQESTKAPTRAKRVKASKPQPEPEYFEDKRNLEDLWKEAFPVGTEWDQLDAVYQFNWNFSNLEDAFEEGGVLHGKKVYLFGCTEPQLVPYKDEQKVICVPAVVAIVSPFPPSDKIGINSVQRESEEIIPMKQMKMDWVPYIPLENRESQVDRLKSQIFILSCTQRRSALRHLKIDRVKKYEYCLPYFYHPFKEDELEQSTEVQIIFPAEPKPVFCEFDWELDELEEFADNLIKEEELSEDQKDAFKEFVKEKVREAKKANREARESRKKVLAEMSEETKKAYENMRFYKFYPVETPDTPDISKVKAPFINRYYGKAHEVF; this is encoded by the exons ATGCCAATGAGGAAGGGAGCCAAGAGGAAGAGAGTCCAGAaagacaaagaagaagaagtagtaaaagcttcttcttcttctcaagaTAATCACAAGCAGGAATCCACCAAAGCTCCTACTCGAGCTAAGCGCGTTAAGGCCTCTAAACCCCAACCCGAACCTGAATACTTCGAGGATAAGCGAAACTTG GAAGATCTATGGAAGGAAGCATTTCCTGTTGGGACAGAG TGGGATCAATTGGATGCAGTATATCAATTCAACTGGAATTTTTCCAACTTAGAA GATGCATTTGAAGAGGGAGGTGTTCTACATGGAAAGAAAGTTTATTTATTTGGTTGTACAGAGC CGCAATTGGTCCCTTACAAGGATGAGCAGAAAGTTATTTGCGTACCTGCAGTTGTGGCG ATTGTATCTCCCTTCCCTCCTTCAGATAAAATTGGAATTAACTCAGTTCAAAGGGAGTCTGAAGAAATAATTCCCATGAAACAAATGAAAATGGATTGGGTTCCATATATTCCTCTAGAGAATAG AGAGAGCCAAGTTGACAGATTGAAgtctcaaatttttattttgagctGCACTCAAAGAAG GTCTGCTTTGAGACATTTGAAGATAGACCGTGTTAAGAAATATGAGTACTGTTTACCTT ATTTCTACCACCCTTTCAAGGAAGATGAGCTTGAGCAGAGCACTGAAGTTCAGATAATTTTTCCAGCAGAACCAAAGCCG GTTTTCTGTGAATTTGATTGGGAGTTAGATGAGCTCGAG GAGTTCGCTGATAATCTAATCAAGGAGGAGGAATTATCTGAAGATCAAAAGGATGCATTTAAG GAGTTTGTCAAAGAGAAAGTTCGAGAAGCAAAGAAAGCTAACCGGGAG GCAAGGGAATCAAGGAAAAAAGTCTTGGCGGAAATGAGTGAGGAAACCAAAAAGGCATATGAAAATATGAGGTTTTACAAGTTCTATCCTGTGGAAACCCCGGATACACCTGACATATCAAAAGTAAAG GCTCCATTCATAAACAGGTATTATGGCAAGGCGCATGAGGTTTTCTGA